One Aphidius gifuensis isolate YNYX2018 linkage group LG3, ASM1490517v1, whole genome shotgun sequence DNA window includes the following coding sequences:
- the LOC122853057 gene encoding spectrin beta chain isoform X2 — MTTDISVQRTGWDPTLQQEIVDEYEYDGGNSSSRLFERSRIKALAGERESVQKKTFQKWVNSHLVRCSCRIGDLYVDLRDGKMLIKLLEILSGERLPRPTKGKMRIHCLENVDKALQFLREQRVHLENMGSHDIVDGNPRLSLGLIWTIILRFQIQDITIEETDNQQTKSAKDALLLWCQMKTAGYHNVNVRNFTTSWRDGLAFNAIIHKHRPDLIQFDKLSKSNPMNNLNNAFNVAEDKLGLVKLLDAEDIFVDHPDEKSIITYVVTYYHYFSKMKQETVHGKRIGKVVGIAMENDRMINEYESMTSDLLRWIEGTIESLGDRHFANSLVGVQSQLSQFSNYRTIEKPPKFVEKGNLEVLLFTLQSKMRANNQKPYTPKEGKMISDINKAWERLEKSEHERELALREELIRQEKLEQLAARFNRKASMRETWLSENQRLVSQDNFGFDLAAVEAAAKKHEAIETDIFAYEERVQAVMAVSQELETENYHDILKINERKVNVLRLWNYLLELLRARRMRLELSLQLQQNFQEMLYILDSMEEIKQRLLTDDYGKHLMGVEDLLQKHSLVEADINVLGERVKAVVQQSQKFLEQDEGYRPCDPTIIVERVQQLQDAYSELVRLAVERRARLEESRKLWQFYWDMADEENWTKEKEQIVSSGDNGHDLTTVNLLLSKHKALENEISSHEPQLMSVAAVGDELVRQQHFGSDRIQERLQEILGMWNHLLDLSAFRRKRLEEAVDYHQLFADAADIDIWMLDTLRLVSSEDVGRDEANVQSLLKKHKDVTDELKNYATVIEQLHQQVNSLGEQDSKSSEVLERLASIDSRYKELLELAKLRKQRLLDALSLYKLFSESDGVEQWIGEKNRMLDTMVPAKDIEDVEIMKHRYDGFEKEMHANASRVAVVNQLARQLLHVEHPNSEEIHLRHNQLNEKWNELREKADNKKEALNSAHGVQTFHIECRETVSWIEDKKRILQQTDSLEMDLTGVMTLQRRLSGMERDLAAIQAKLDALEKEAQSIEDEHPEEAVLIRERITQIQTIWEELTQMLKERDSKLEEAGDLHRFLRDLDHFQTWLTKTQTDVASEDTPTSLADAEKLLTQHQNIKEEIDNYTDDYLKMMEYGEKLTNEAGDGDTQYMFLRERLNALKMGWEELHQMWVNRQNLLSNSLNLQVFDRDARQAEVLLSQQEHLLAKDETPINYEQAENLIKRHEAFMTTMDANDDKVNSVVQFASRLIEEGHFAADKVKKKAENINERRNINRDKSNKLMEKLKDQLQLQMFLQDCEELGEWVQEKHITAQDETYRSAKTVHSKWTRHQAFEAEIASNKDRLEQLQRAADELIQQKPELMNIITPKVSELADQFEELETTTHDKGERLFDANREVLIHQTCDDIDSWMNELEKQIENTDTGTDLASVNILMQKQQMIETQMAVKASQVIELDKQADHLQRTVPDEKMEEIKFKKEKVAQRFAQLKEPLIDRQRQLEKKKEAFQFRRDIEDEKLWIAEKMPQATSSEYGNSLFNVHMLKKKNQSLSTEIDNHEIRINSVCSNGQKLIDEKHEASDEFKRLISELNEKWRELKDSINDRMSNLLQNEKAQQYFFDSTEAESWMSEQELYMMVEDRGKDEISAQNLMKKHESLENAVEDYADTIRQLGETSRQLINDQHPLADQIAVKQSQVDKLYAGLKDLAGERRAKLDEALQLFMLNREVDDLEQWITERELVAGSQELGTDYDHVTLLWERFKEFARDTETIGSERVAAVNGIADSLIATEHSDAATIAEWKDGLNEVWQDLLELIETRTQMLAASRELHKFFHDCKDVLGRILEKQNSMSDELGRDAGSVSALQRKHINFIQDLSTLQNQVSQIQDESSKLQASYAGDKANEITNRETEVVAAWNNLQSLCEGRRMKLEDTGDLFRFFNMVRTLMIWMDDVVRQMNTSEKPRDVSGVELLMNNHQSLKAEIDTREDNLLACINLGKDLLSRNHYASLQIKEKLTSLTDHRNALLHRWEERWENLQLILEVYQFARDAAVAEAWLIAQEPYLLSQELGLTIDEVENLIKKHEAFEKSAAAQEERFSALERLTTFELKELKRREQEREEEERRKQEEAAAAEAARLAKATPVTSPDEPMSERAEADGVDRSDRDDDHVHDQRQKELSRPDELKIQSVMPTTPKSRASLPSTPTTPRGGSGSESGTLKRNTRSRSKSPFRSFRWKKTPKSPSLDRSGVSDDDHSFHEQRSPSDDEFEGLLVRKHEWESTTKKASNRSWDKLYMVIRGQTLVSYKDQKSYKSAPDQTYKGEVALDLRSSTIIVASDYTKKKHVFRVKLQSGADYLFQAKDDAEMNEWVGALKQSAQGTSGAGSSKAHTLPAPTQAETKRRSFFTLKKN; from the exons tgcatTTAATGTTGCTGAAGATAAACTTggtcttgttaaattattagatGCTGAGGATATATTTGTTGATCATCCagatgaaaaatcaataataacataTGTCGTAACGTATTATCATTACTtttcaaaaatgaaacaaGAAACAGTACATGGTAAACGTATTGGTAAAGTTGTTGGTATTGCTATGGAAAATGATAGAATGATTAATGAATATGAAAGTATGACTAGTGATTTATTACGTTGGATTGAGGGTACAATTGAATCACTTGGTGATCGTCATTTTGCAAATTCACTTGTTGGTGTACAATCACAGCTATcacaattttcaaattatcgTACTATTGAAAAACCAccaaaatttgttgaaaaaggtAATCTTGAAGTATTGCTATTTACATTACAATCTAAAATGCGTGCTAATAATCAAAAACCATATACACCAAAAGAAGGTAAAATGATATCTGATATTAATAAAGCATGGGAAAGATTAGAAAAATCTGAACATGAACGTGAATTAGCACTACGTGAAGAGCTAATAAgacaagaaaaattagaaCAACTTGCTGCAAGATTTAATAGAAAAGCAAGTATGCGTGAAACATGGTTATCAGAAAATCAACGTCTTGTATCACAAGATAATTTTGGTTTTGATCTTGCTGCTGTTGAGGCTGCTGCTAAAAAACATGAAGCAATTGAAACAGATATATTTGCATATGAAGAACGTGTACAAGCTGTTATGGCTGTATCACAAGAACTTGAAACTGAAAATTAtcatgatatattaaaaattaatgaaagaaAAGTTAATGTATTACGTTTATGGAATTATTTACTTGAGCTATTACGTGCACGTAGAATGAGACTTGAATTATCATTACAATTACAACAAAACTTTCAAGAAATGCTTTATATACTTGATAGTATGGAAGAAATTAAACAAAGATTATTAACTGATGATTATGGTAAACATTTAATGGGAGTTGAAgatttattacaaaaacatTCATTAGTTGAAGCTGATATAAATGTACTTGGTGAACGTGTTAAAGCTGTTGTACAACAAAGTCAAAAATTCTTAGAACAAGATGAAGGTTATCGTCCATGTGATCcaacaattattgttgaaagAGTACAACAATTACAAGATGCATATTCTGAATTAGTACGTTTAGCTGTTGAAAGACGTGCACGTCTTGAAGAATCACGTAAATTATGGCAATTTTATTGGGATATGGCTGATGAAGAAAATTggacaaaagaaaaagaacaaattGTATCAAGTGGTGATAATGGACATGATTTAACaacagttaatttattattatcaaaacataaagcacttgaaaatgaaatatcatCACATGAACCACAATTAATGTctgttgctgctgttggtGATGAATTAGTACGTCAACAACATTTTGGATCAGATAGAATACAAGAAAGATTACAAGAAATATTAGGTATGTGGAATCATTTACTTGATTTATCAGCATTTAGACGTAAACGTCTTGAGGAAGCTGTTGATTATCATCAGCTATTTGCTGATGCTGCTGATATTGATATATGGATGTTAGATACATTAAGACTTGTATCATCTGAAGATGTTGGACGTGATGAAGCTAATgtacaatcattattaaaaaaacataaagatgttactgatgaattaaaaaattatgcaacTGTTATTGAACAATTACATCAACAAGTTAATTCACTTGGTGAACAAGATTCAAAATCATCAGAAGTACTTGAAAGACTCGCGTCAATCGATTCTCGTTATAAGGAACTTCTTGAACTTGCAAAATTACGTAAACAAAGACTCCTTGATGCATTGTCATTGTACAAATTATTTAGTGAGTCTGATGGTGTTGAACAATGGATTGGTGAAAAAAATCGTATGTTAGATACAATGGTACCAGCAAAAGATATTGAAGATGTTGAAATAATGAAACATCGTTATGATggttttgaaaaagaaatgcATGCAAATGCATCACGTGTTGCTGTTGTTAATCAACTTGCACGACAATTATTACATGTTGAACATCCAAATTCTGAGGAAATACATTTACGtcataatcaattaaatgaaaaatggaaTGAATTACGTGAAAAagctgataataaaaaagaagcaCTTAATTCAGCACATGGTGTACAAACATTTCATATTGAATGTCGTGAAACTGTATCTTGGATTgaggataaaaaaagaatattacaACAAACTGATAGTTTAGAAATGGATTTAACTGGTGTTATGACATTACAAAGACGTTTAAGTGGTATGGAACGTGATTTAGCAGCAATACAAGCTAAACTAGATGCATTAGAAAAAGAAGCACAAAGTATTGAAGATGAACATCCAGAAGAAGCTGTATTAATACGTGAAAGAATAACACAAATACAAACAATATGGGAAGAATTAACACAAATGTTAAAAGAACGTGATTCAAAACTTGAAGAAGCTGGTGATTTACATCGTTTCTTACGTGATTTAGATCATTTCCAAACATGGTTAACTAAAACACAAACAGATGTTGCAAGTGAAGATACACCAACAAGTCTTGCTGATGCTGAAAAATTACTTACACaacatcaaaatattaaagaagaaattgataattatactgatgattatttgaaaatgatgGAATACggtgaaaaattaacaaatgaagcTGGTGATGGTGATACACAATACATGTTTTTACGTGAAAGATTAAATGCATTAAAAATGGGCTGGGAAGAACTTCATCAAATGTGGGTTAAtagacaaaatttattatcaaattcacTTAATTTACAAGTATTTGATCGTGATGCAAGACAAGCTGaagtattattatcacaacAAGAACATTTATTAGCTAAAGATGAAACACCAATAAATTATGAACAagctgaaaatttaataaaacgtCATGAAGCATTTATGACAACAATGGATGCAAATGATGATAAAGTTAATTCAGTTGTACAATTTGCATCACGTTTAATTGAAGAAGGACATTTTGCTGctgataaagttaaaaaaaaagctgaaaatattaatgaaagaCGTAATATTAATCgtgataaatcaaataaattaatggaaaaattaaaagatcaaTTACAGCTACAAATGTTTTTACAAGATTGTGAAGAACTTGGTGAATGGGTACAAGAAAAACATATTACAGCACAAGATGAAACATATAGAAGTGCTAAAACAGTACATAGTAAATGGACACGTCATCAAGCATTTGAAGCTGAAATTGCATCAAATAAAGATCGTTTAGAACAGCTACAACGTGCTGCTGatgaattaattcaacaaaaaccagaattaatgaatattataacACCAAAAGTTAGTGAACTTGCTGATCAATTTGAAGAACTTGAAACAACAACACATGATAAAGGTGAACGTTTATTTGATGCTAATCGTGAAGTACTTATACATCAAACATGTGATGATATTGATTCATGGATGAATgaacttgaaaaacaaattgaaaatacagaTACTGGTACTGATTTAGCAtctgttaatattttaatgcaaaaacaacaaatgattgaaaCACAAATGGCTGTTAAAGCAAGTCAAGTTATTGAACTTGATAAACAAGCTGATCATTTACAACGTACTGTACCAGATGAAAAAAtggaagaaattaaatttaaaaaagaaaaagttgcACAAAGATTTGCACAACTTAAAGAGCCACTTATTGATCGTCAAAGACAattggaaaagaaaaaagaagcATTTCAATTTCGTCGTGATattgaagatgaaaaattatggaTTGCTGAAAAAATGCCACAAGCAACAAGTTCAGAATATggtaattcattatttaatgtacatatgttaaagaaaaaaaatcaatcactATCAACAGAAATTGATAATCATGAAATTAGAATAAATTCAGTATGTAGTAAtggacaaaaattaattgatgaaaaacatGAAGCAAGTGATGAATTTAAACGTCTTATATCTGAGTTGAATGAAAAATGGCGTGAATTAAAAGATTCAATAAATGATCGTAtgtcaaatttattacaaaatgaaaaagcaCAACAATATTTCTTTGATTCAACTGAGGCTGAATCATGGATGAGTGAACAAGAATTATATATGATGGTTGAAGATCGTGGTAAAGATGAAATATCAGctcaaaatttaatgaaaaaacatgAATCATTGGAGAATGCTGTTGAAGATTATGCTGATACAATACGTCAACTTGGTGAAACATCAagacaattaataaatgatcaaCATCCATTGGCTGATCAAATTGCTGTTAAACAATCAcaagttgataaattatatgcTGGATTAAAAGATTTAGCTGGTGAAAGACGTGCCAAGCTAGATGAagcattacaattatttatgctTAATCGTGAAGTTGATGATTTAGAACAATGGATAACTGAACGTGAACTTGTTGCTGGTAGTCAAGAACTTGGTACTGATTATGATCATGTTACATTATTATGGGAAAGATTTAAAGAATTTGCAAGAGATACTGAAACAATTGGTTCTGAAAGAGTTGCTGCTGTTAATGGTATTGCTGATTCATTAATTGCAACTGAACATTCAGATGCAGCAACAATTGCCGAATGGAAAGATGGATTAAATGAAGTATGGCAAGatttacttgaattaattgaaacaCGTACACAAATGTTAGCAGCAAGTAGagaattacataaatttttccatgatTGTAAAGATGTACTTGGTAGAATattggaaaaacaaaattcaatgtCTGATGAACTTGGACGTGATGCTGGTTCAGTATCAGCTTTACAACGtaaacatattaattttattcaagatttATCAACATTACAAAATCAAGTATCACAAATACAAGatgaatcatcaaaattacaagCAAGTTATGCTGGTGATAAAgcaaatgaaataacaaatcgTGAAACAGAAGTTGTTGCTGCATGGAATAATTTACAATCATTGTGTGAAGGTAGACGTATGAAACTTGAAGATACTGGTGATTTATTCAGATTCTTTAATATGGTTAGAACATTAATGATATGGATGGATGATGTTGTTAGACAAATGAATACATCTGAAAAACCACGTGATGTATCGggtgttgaattattaatgaataatcatCAAAGTTTAAAAGCTGAAATTGATACACGTGAAGATAATTTACTTGCATGTATTAATCTTGGTAAAgatttattatcaagaaaTCATTATGCAAGTTtacaaattaaagaaaaattaacatcATTGACTGATCATAGAAATGCATTATTACATAGATGGGAAGAACGTTgggaaaatttacaattaatattggAAGTTTATCAATTTGCTAGAGATGCTGCTGTTGCTGAGGCATGGCTTATTGCACAAGAACCATATTTATTGAGTCAAGAACTTGGATTGACAATTGATgaagttgaaaatttaattaaaaaacatgaagCATTTGAAAAATCAGCAGCTGCACAAGAAGAAAGATTTAGTGCCTTGGAACGTTTAACAact TTTGAATTGAAAGAATTAAAAAGACGTGAACAAGAACGTGAAGAGGAAGAAAGACGTAAACAAGAGGAGGCAGCTGCTGCTGAAGCTGCACGATTAGCTAAAGCAACTCCTGTAACAAGTCCAGACGAACCAATGAGCGAAcg aGCCGAAGCAGATGGTGTTGATCGTAGTGACCGCGATGATGATCACG TGCATGATCAAAGGCAGAAAGAATTATCTCGTCCTGATGAATTGAAGATACAAAGTGTTATGCCAACAACCCCGAAATCTCGAGCCTCTCTCCCGTCAACTCCGACAA ctcCTCGAGGTGGAAGTGGCTCTGAATCTGGTACATTGAAACGTAATACCAGAAGTCGCAGTAAATCACCATTCAGAAGTTTTCGTTGGAAAAAAACACCAAAATCACCGAGCTTAGATCGTAGCGGTGTTAGTGATGATGATCATAGTTTTCACG AACAAAGAAGTCCAAGTGATGATGAATTTGAAGGTTTACTTGTTCGTAAACACGAATGGGAAAGTACAACTAAAAAAGCATCAAATCGTTCATGGGACAAGCTTTACATGGTTATACGTGGACAAACATTGGTATCATACAAAGATCAAAAATCTTATAAATCAGCACCAGATCAAACATACAAAGGTGAAGTTGCTCTTGATCTTAGAAGTTCAACAATTATCGTTGCAAGTGATTATACAAAGAAGAAACACGTCTTCCGGGTTAA aCTACAAAGTGGAGCAGATTACTTGTTCCAAGCCAAAGACGATGCTGAAATGAATGAATGGGTTGGAGCATTGAAACAATCTGCACAAGGTACATCTGGTGCTGGCTCATCGAAAGCACATACACTACCAGCTCCAACACAAGCTGAGACTAAAAGACGAAGCTTCTTCACactcaaaaaaaa ttaa